A stretch of Gossypium arboreum chloroplast, complete genome DNA encodes these proteins:
- the rps7 gene encoding ribosomal protein S7, with protein sequence MSRRGTAEEKTAKSDPIYRNRLVNMLVNRILKHGKKSLAYQIIYRALKKIQQKTETNPLSVLRQAIRGVTPDIAVKARRVGGSTHQVPIEIGSTQGKALAIRWLLGASRKRPGRNMAFKLSSELVDAAKGSGDAIRKKEETHRMAEANRAFAHFR encoded by the coding sequence CCAATTTATCGTAATCGATTAGTTAACATGTTGGTTAACCGTATTCTGAAACACGGAAAAAAATCATTGGCTTATCAAATTATCTATCGAGCCTTGAAAAAGATTCAACAAAAGACAGAAACAAATCCACTATCTGTTTTACGTCAAGCAATACGTGGAGTAACTCCCGATATAGCAGTAAAAGCAAGACGTGTAGGCGGATCGACTCATCAAGTTCCCATTGAAATAGGATCCACACAAGGAAAAGCACTTGCCATTCGTTGGTTATTAGGGGCATCCCGAAAACGTCCGGGTCGAAATATGGCTTTCAAATTAAGTTCCGAATTAGTGGATGCTGCCAAAGGGAGTGGCGATGCCATACGCAAAAAGGAAGAGACTCATAGAATGGCAGAGGCAAATAGAGCTTTTGCACATTTTCGTTAA